A stretch of the Chanos chanos chromosome 1, fChaCha1.1, whole genome shotgun sequence genome encodes the following:
- the LOC115816993 gene encoding G1/S-specific cyclin-D1-like: protein MEHQLLCCEVETIRRAHLDPNLLTDRVLQTMLKAEDNYLPATNYFKCVQKEIVPYMRKILATWMLEVCEEQKCEEQVFPLAMNYLDRFLSVEPTKKTRLQLLGATCMFLASKMKETFPLTVEKLCIYTDNSIRPSELLQMELLVLNKLKWDLASVTPHDFIEHFLSKLPVHQDTKPILRKHAQTFVALCATDVKFIANPPSMIAAGSVAAAVQGLNLRSLNSKLSSQGLTDFLSQIIKSDPDCLRACQEQIESLLETSLRQAQQHSISTETKSIEDVDLSCTPTDVRDVNI, encoded by the exons ATGGAACACCAGTTGCTTTGCTGCGAAGTGGAGACAATTAGGAGAGCGCACCTAGATCCTAACTTGCTTACAGACAGAGTCCTACAGACAATGCTAAAGGCTGAGGACAACTACCTTCCTGCTACAAACTACTTCAAATGTGTTCAGAAAGAAATCGTGCCTTATATGAGGAAAATACTAGCAACATGGATGCTTGAG GTCTGCGAGGAACAGAAATGCGAGGAGCAAGTTTTCCCTTTGGCAATGAATTACTTGGACAGATTTTTGTCTGTCGAACCGACGAAGAAAACAAGATTACAATTATTGGGAGCTACCTGTATGTTTCTGGCGTCGAAAATGAAGGAGACTTTTCCCTTAACAGTTGAGAAGTTATGCATCTACACCGACAACTCCATCCGACCCAGCGAATTATTG caaaTGGAGCTACTTGTGctgaacaaactgaaatggGACCTAGCTTCGGTCACTCCACACGATTTCATTGAACATTTCCTCTCCAAACTGCCCGTCCACCAGGACACCAAGCCAATCCTGCGCAAACATGCTCAGACGTTTGTGGCTCTCTGTGCTACAG ACGTGAAATTCATTGCCAACCCTCCCTCGATGATTGCGGCTGGCAGTGTTGCGGCGGCGGTACAGGGCCTAAACCTCAGGAGTCTCAACAGTAAGCTGTCATCCCAGGGCCTCACAGACTTCCTCTCTCAGATCATCAAAAGTGACCcg GATTGCTTGAGGGCATGTCAGGAGCAGATTGAGTCACTGTTGGAAACCAGTCTCCGGCAGGCGCAACAGCACAGCATCTCTACGGAGACCAAGAGCATCGAGGATGTGGATCTATCCTGCACTCCGACAGACGTGAGGGATGTGAACATTTGA